A region of Antedon mediterranea chromosome 8, ecAntMedi1.1, whole genome shotgun sequence DNA encodes the following proteins:
- the LOC140056377 gene encoding uncharacterized protein, translating into MNMISDSELMLQYSSEDDAYFYDNNIMNITFSDDGTTEHPVPTAERMLYYSSSEDDEEGLGLGLVLGVDDTEGSPTGISTTEVLPTTEVLPAAKRKAWEVSSTYFDTSDDDIQTESAAAESVCQVTTTHSTAYPTERMLYYSSSEDDEVGLIVRGNGSIQSINNGCSAVDDTEGSPTGISTTEVPPAAKRKAWEVSTTDVDTSDDDIPTESADSVCLVTTTKVPPAAERKAWEVSTTDVDTSDVDTSDDDISAACKRNTGGLETVETNYLNSSGSSDDEIKISNHTSKRSGKFDMSLIFKTTFIK; encoded by the exons ATGAACATGATAAGCGACTCTGAGCTAATGCTTCAATACTCAAGCGAAGACGATGCATATTTCTACGATAATAACATTATGAATATCACATTTTCTGATGATGGCACGACAGAACACCCTGTTCCAACTGCTGAGCGTATGCTATACTATTCTTCAAGTGAAGACGATGaagaaggcctaggcctaggcctagtcctaggAGTAGATGATACAGAAGGGTCGCCTACTGGGATTTCGACTACCGAAGTTCTTCCGACTACCGAAGTTCTTCCAGCAGCAAAGAGAAAAGCATGGGAGGTTTCTTCAACATATTTCGATACTTCTGATGATGACATACAGACAGAGTCAGCAGCAGCAG AATCTGTTTGTCAAGTAACAACAACACACAGCACTGCTTATCCAACTGAGCGTATGCTTTACTATTCTTCAAGTGAAGAtgatgaagtaggcctaattgtacgTGGGAACGgttcaattcaatcaatcaataatggATGTTCTGCTGTTGATGATACAGAAGGGTCACCTACTGGGATTTCGACTACCGAAGTTCCTCCAGCAGCAAAGAGAAAAGCATGGGAGGTTTCTACAACAGATGTCGATACTTCTGATGATGACATACCGACAGAGTCAGCAG ACTCTGTTTGTCTAGTAACAACTACCAAAGTTCCTCCAGCAGCAGAGAGAAAAGCATGGGAGGTTTCTACAACAGATGTCGATACTTCCGATGTCGATACTTCCGATGATGACATATCAGCAG cctGCAAGAGAAATACAGGAGGCCTAGAGACTGTAGAAACTAATTACCTTAATTCATCTGGATCAAGTGATGATGAGATTAAAATCTCTAATCACACAAGTAAGCGTAGTGGTAAGTTTGATAtgtcattaatttttaaaactacttttaTTAAATAG